A window of Methanolobus sediminis contains these coding sequences:
- a CDS encoding molybdopterin dinucleotide binding domain-containing protein, translating into MEALLNTGSTIDEGRLAKGGSKYTDDYTKECAVCWMCAEDFTSLGCPEKVAVISRDRKYSVAVKTKVTEAMRSGQVFIPRSIWANVVVEPDTFSTGSPRYKGAPVFVEPTDDEILSAEELVIKMYMGGK; encoded by the coding sequence ATGGAAGCATTACTCAATACAGGTAGTACCATCGATGAAGGAAGACTTGCAAAAGGCGGAAGCAAGTATACCGATGACTACACAAAGGAATGTGCAGTCTGCTGGATGTGTGCAGAAGACTTTACATCCCTCGGCTGTCCTGAAAAAGTGGCAGTCATATCAAGAGATAGAAAATACTCAGTTGCAGTTAAGACTAAAGTAACTGAAGCAATGAGATCAGGTCAGGTATTCATACCAAGGTCCATCTGGGCAAACGTAGTTGTTGAACCTGACACATTCTCAACAGGTTCACCACGTTATAAGGGAGCTCCTGTTTTTGTTGAACCTACCGACGACGAAATCCTCAGTGCAGAGGAACTTGTCATAAAAATGTACATGGGAGGAAAATAA
- a CDS encoding formylmethanofuran dehydrogenase subunit C: MADVILKPTGNFDLTVEAEVVTPDNFAGKSADEIGKLLVWQGPTEYPLTDFFSVEGNGGSSAEDTTIIFDGDVSRVKRIGQEMTAGKILVKGSAGMHVGSGMMGGEIVVEGDADSWAGMEMKGGSIHIKGNTKDHVGCAYRGSWKGMSGGRITIDGNAVSQVGGGLTGGQIVIGGSVKHFCGIRISGGLIVVKGNAVRTVGAEMTGGTIVIGGCIERFTPGFTMEGVESDLKFDDIECPGEYKKFAGDYAIPQKGKGVLYVSCDNNECL, translated from the coding sequence ATGGCAGACGTAATACTTAAACCAACAGGAAATTTCGACCTTACCGTAGAGGCAGAGGTTGTCACACCTGACAACTTTGCTGGTAAAAGTGCCGATGAGATTGGAAAATTACTCGTCTGGCAGGGCCCAACAGAGTACCCACTTACAGACTTCTTTTCAGTAGAAGGCAATGGTGGAAGCTCAGCAGAAGATACAACTATCATCTTTGATGGTGATGTCTCAAGAGTAAAACGCATAGGTCAGGAAATGACAGCAGGCAAGATCCTCGTGAAGGGCAGTGCAGGAATGCACGTTGGCTCTGGAATGATGGGCGGCGAAATTGTTGTCGAAGGCGATGCGGACTCATGGGCAGGAATGGAAATGAAAGGCGGTTCCATCCACATTAAAGGAAACACAAAGGACCACGTCGGTTGTGCATACCGTGGTAGCTGGAAAGGAATGTCCGGCGGACGCATCACAATTGACGGAAATGCTGTCAGCCAGGTAGGCGGTGGCCTTACCGGTGGACAGATCGTCATTGGCGGCAGTGTAAAACACTTCTGCGGAATACGCATCAGTGGCGGCCTTATTGTCGTAAAAGGAAACGCTGTCAGAACCGTTGGAGCAGAGATGACCGGTGGTACCATTGTTATCGGTGGTTGCATTGAGAGATTCACACCAGGATTTACAATGGAAGGTGTTGAATCAGACCTTAAATTCGATGACATCGAGTGCCCTGGAGAATACAAGAAGTTTGCAGGTGACTACGCAATTCCACAGAAAGGAAAAGGCGTATTATACGTTTCCTGTGACAACAACGAGTGTCTGTGA
- a CDS encoding formylmethanofuran dehydrogenase subunit A: MAGTIAIKNGYVYDPLNDINGEMMDIFIKDGKVVTELSGADMKDVKEIDAKGKTVMPGGVDSHSHVAGAKVNVGRMMRPEDHYKFYQKKTPLTHSGCGYSVPSVYLGGYEYSKMGYTTVFEAAVPPMEARHTHEEMRSTPMLDMGGYLVLGNNWFLMRYLKEGDIDKAAAYVSWMMRTHKTYGIKCVNPAGVENWGWGENIGALDQANIHFEVTPEEIIKGLTELNEKLGIPMPVHLHANNLGHPGCWEITRDSLKIPKNVKAKPNMDVEWAETKKNAKRHESVYLTHCQFNAFGGTSWRDFESGVKGITDYVNSNDHIVFDSGCVPFGDATVMTGDGPAIHDLYVLTGHKWSNTDVECECGSGVLPFEYFKSNPVHSVQWAMGLETLLYVKDAWKTIMTTDSPNGGPFIKYPLVIAWLMSNKARQDTFAECHKWAQDRTDLGAETREMDLFEIATITRANPARTIGMSYRKGTLGVGADGDVAIYDIDPKKLEVADYESIIRGFENTAYTIKAGEVVSQMGEIVAIPEKNTFYSDIATDADDEKSMLQDVKKWFKYYTLGFDRYPTPEKYLANPTPIQVNAEK; the protein is encoded by the coding sequence ATGGCAGGAACTATTGCAATCAAGAACGGTTACGTTTATGACCCGCTCAACGACATTAACGGCGAAATGATGGACATCTTCATCAAAGACGGAAAGGTTGTCACAGAACTTTCCGGCGCTGACATGAAAGATGTAAAGGAAATTGATGCAAAGGGCAAGACTGTCATGCCTGGTGGTGTTGACTCCCACTCCCACGTAGCAGGAGCAAAGGTCAACGTAGGTAGGATGATGAGGCCTGAGGACCACTACAAATTCTACCAGAAGAAAACACCGCTTACCCACTCTGGCTGTGGATACAGTGTACCATCCGTTTACCTTGGTGGATACGAGTACTCCAAGATGGGATACACAACTGTTTTTGAGGCAGCTGTCCCACCAATGGAAGCGCGCCACACACATGAGGAAATGCGCTCAACCCCTATGCTCGACATGGGTGGATACCTTGTACTGGGTAACAACTGGTTCCTTATGAGATACCTCAAAGAAGGAGATATCGACAAGGCAGCAGCATACGTCTCATGGATGATGAGAACCCACAAGACCTATGGTATAAAATGTGTCAACCCTGCCGGTGTAGAGAACTGGGGATGGGGAGAGAACATTGGAGCTCTTGACCAGGCTAACATCCACTTCGAGGTCACACCTGAAGAGATTATCAAGGGACTCACAGAGCTCAATGAGAAGCTCGGAATCCCAATGCCTGTTCACCTTCACGCAAACAACCTTGGTCACCCAGGATGCTGGGAGATCACAAGAGACTCACTCAAGATACCAAAGAACGTCAAGGCAAAGCCAAACATGGACGTTGAGTGGGCAGAGACAAAGAAGAATGCTAAGAGACACGAATCTGTTTACCTTACACACTGCCAGTTCAATGCTTTCGGCGGTACCTCATGGAGAGACTTCGAATCTGGTGTAAAAGGAATTACTGATTACGTCAACAGCAACGACCATATTGTGTTTGACAGTGGATGTGTACCATTTGGTGACGCAACTGTCATGACCGGTGACGGTCCTGCAATCCATGATCTTTACGTACTCACTGGCCACAAATGGTCTAACACAGATGTGGAGTGTGAGTGTGGATCTGGTGTACTTCCATTTGAATACTTTAAGAGTAACCCTGTACACAGTGTACAGTGGGCAATGGGTCTTGAAACTCTCCTATACGTCAAGGACGCATGGAAGACTATCATGACAACCGACAGTCCAAACGGTGGACCATTCATTAAATACCCACTGGTAATTGCATGGCTTATGTCTAACAAGGCAAGGCAGGATACATTTGCAGAATGTCACAAGTGGGCACAGGACAGAACCGACCTCGGTGCAGAGACAAGGGAAATGGATCTCTTTGAGATCGCAACCATCACCCGTGCAAATCCTGCAAGAACAATCGGTATGTCATACAGGAAGGGTACACTTGGTGTCGGTGCTGACGGTGACGTCGCAATTTATGACATTGATCCAAAGAAGCTTGAAGTTGCTGACTATGAGAGCATCATAAGAGGATTCGAGAACACTGCATACACCATCAAGGCTGGAGAAGTTGTCTCTCAGATGGGTGAAATCGTAGCAATCCCGGAGAAAAACACATTCTACTCTGACATTGCAACCGACGCAGATGACGAGAAGAGCATGCTTCAGGATGTCAAGAAGTGGTTCAAGTACTACACACTTGGTTTCGACAGATACCCAACACCTGAGAAGTACCTGGCAAACCCAACACCTATCCAGGTCAATGCGGAGAAGTGA
- a CDS encoding 4Fe-4S binding protein yields the protein MNEVVFGVKDDKQLEYTPEKCIGCGTCVMACPKGSLVIGSVGAVARGLIDKDFLENQTELCIVCGICAKTCPTGALELKQAGESVNDNAYISVALKDTTVNDNCVHCGLCEQICPQGCIEVKQWLSNDGTASVDGETTIDTECCIHCGWCASVCPAEAISVEKPFEGTWFRDENVCTACRSCVDTCPCNALFNPDWESGERVDKVAQRADACIYCGACDMACPVDAITVTKTAIIPEVDKKTLLEKKLLNAEMKRPTLTSTLIIDEASCLGCGNCVIVCPVNATDEEVGAGYLNEVDAKKVLEVRNGVAKVVNQDLCGSDGACAMICPVGAITLEKREV from the coding sequence ATGAACGAAGTAGTGTTTGGAGTAAAAGACGACAAGCAACTTGAATACACTCCTGAGAAGTGTATCGGTTGTGGAACGTGCGTTATGGCATGTCCTAAGGGTTCATTAGTTATCGGTTCAGTAGGAGCCGTGGCCAGAGGACTTATCGACAAAGATTTCCTTGAGAACCAGACAGAGCTCTGCATTGTTTGCGGAATCTGTGCAAAGACATGCCCTACAGGTGCACTCGAACTGAAACAGGCCGGAGAGTCTGTAAATGATAATGCTTACATAAGCGTTGCACTTAAGGACACAACAGTCAATGACAACTGTGTACACTGCGGACTCTGTGAACAGATCTGTCCTCAGGGTTGCATTGAGGTCAAACAGTGGCTTTCCAACGATGGAACTGCCAGTGTTGACGGTGAAACTACTATTGACACAGAATGTTGCATACACTGTGGATGGTGTGCATCTGTTTGTCCTGCTGAAGCAATCAGTGTTGAAAAACCATTTGAAGGAACATGGTTCAGAGATGAGAATGTCTGTACCGCATGCCGCAGCTGTGTAGACACATGCCCATGTAATGCACTGTTCAACCCTGACTGGGAATCTGGAGAAAGAGTTGATAAAGTTGCACAGCGTGCTGATGCATGTATCTATTGTGGTGCATGTGACATGGCATGTCCTGTCGACGCTATTACTGTTACTAAGACAGCAATCATTCCAGAAGTAGACAAGAAGACACTTCTTGAGAAGAAACTGCTGAATGCTGAAATGAAGAGACCTACACTTACATCAACTCTTATTATCGATGAAGCTTCATGTCTTGGATGCGGAAACTGTGTAATTGTCTGTCCTGTAAACGCAACTGATGAAGAAGTCGGAGCAGGCTACCTGAACGAAGTAGATGCCAAGAAGGTTCTTGAAGTCAGGAACGGTGTGGCAAAGGTCGTAAACCAGGACCTCTGTGGTTCAGATGGTGCATGTGCTATGATCTGCCCGGTAGGTGCCATTACACTTGAGAAAAGGGAGGTTTAA
- a CDS encoding chorismate mutase codes for MSTIKEVRTEIEQIDSEIMQLIHKRVGMAAKVLEAKKHDKININDPTQNTVVMDRAADAAIELNLDVSAVKEIFDILIRMNIERQHELRGEGNLP; via the coding sequence ATGTCCACTATCAAAGAAGTACGTACAGAAATAGAACAGATTGATAGCGAGATCATGCAGCTTATTCATAAGCGGGTAGGTATGGCTGCTAAGGTACTTGAGGCCAAGAAGCATGATAAGATCAATATTAACGATCCAACCCAGAACACAGTAGTTATGGATCGTGCAGCAGATGCTGCGATCGAATTGAATCTTGATGTTTCTGCTGTAAAAGAGATATTCGATATATTGATAAGGATGAACATAGAGCGCCAGCACGAGCTGAGAGGCGAAGGTAATCTTCCTTAG
- a CDS encoding 2-oxoacid:ferredoxin oxidoreductase subunit beta: MVSIEDYGNFETAWCPSCGNFGILKAIKQALVNLGRSPHEVLVASGIGQSSKTPHYLNCNGFNGLHGRSLPPATGAKIANHELTVIAVTGDGDCYGEGGNHFLHTVRRNPDITMIVHDNQIYGLTKGQASPTSEIGMKTKVQTHGVFNMPLNPLSMAISLDCSFVARGYAGKVSHLTSLIEKAISHKGLSLVDVLQPCVSFNKLNTFKWYSERVYEMDDTGYELDDRVKAFERSMEWGEKIPLGVFYVNEKPSFEDYLDVLKSGPLYKNPPATEKVNELMDGFI, from the coding sequence ATGGTCAGCATAGAGGATTACGGTAACTTTGAAACTGCGTGGTGCCCGAGCTGTGGTAATTTTGGAATCCTGAAAGCTATTAAGCAGGCACTTGTAAATCTGGGACGTTCGCCACATGAAGTACTTGTGGCATCAGGAATCGGCCAGTCAAGCAAAACCCCTCATTACCTCAATTGTAATGGTTTCAACGGACTTCATGGCCGTTCACTGCCGCCTGCAACAGGTGCCAAGATAGCCAACCATGAGCTGACTGTCATTGCAGTGACAGGTGATGGTGATTGTTATGGTGAAGGCGGTAATCATTTCCTGCACACAGTCAGGAGAAATCCGGATATAACCATGATCGTTCATGACAATCAGATATATGGGTTGACAAAAGGTCAGGCATCACCAACAAGTGAGATCGGTATGAAGACAAAAGTGCAGACTCATGGTGTATTCAATATGCCGTTGAATCCATTGTCAATGGCAATATCTCTGGATTGTTCTTTTGTGGCTCGTGGATATGCCGGAAAAGTCTCACATTTAACATCCCTGATCGAAAAAGCCATTTCACACAAAGGTCTTTCACTTGTTGATGTGCTTCAGCCATGCGTATCCTTCAATAAACTGAACACTTTCAAGTGGTATTCTGAAAGGGTTTACGAAATGGATGATACTGGTTATGAACTGGATGACCGTGTGAAAGCATTCGAAAGGTCTATGGAATGGGGAGAAAAGATCCCTCTTGGTGTTTTCTATGTAAATGAAAAACCAAGTTTTGAGGACTATCTGGATGTCCTTAAATCAGGTCCGCTTTACAAAAACCCTCCAGCAACAGAAAAAGTGAATGAGCTTATGGACGGCTTCATATGA
- a CDS encoding methanogen output domain 1-containing protein, translated as MNIELLKAYLDDAYSVISATNGRDALDLVPTEKPDVILLDVMMPDLNGYQVCEALKSDPETQFIPVIMVTALSGRDDWIAGIEAGADEFLTKPVNKMELLTRITSLLKLKKMHYDLLEERDKLNLQNKIRSVLTQIIPTLLRTLPAEQKSVVIHQMIDMVVEAILENTDPEERGDRHEGIGEICCNIINQLGANFDDEPGENENTVFLIKGHVCPWGKEEAQLNPILCTLSRGIFSRIIDIYGQDLEVDVLETMGNGDEQCLFQLNKIEY; from the coding sequence ATGAACATAGAGTTGCTCAAGGCATATCTTGATGATGCTTACTCAGTGATATCAGCCACAAATGGCAGAGATGCACTGGACCTAGTGCCAACGGAAAAACCCGATGTCATCCTCCTTGATGTCATGATGCCTGACCTTAACGGATATCAAGTATGTGAAGCATTGAAAAGTGATCCTGAAACCCAGTTCATCCCTGTGATAATGGTAACTGCACTTTCCGGCAGAGATGACTGGATAGCAGGCATTGAGGCAGGTGCGGATGAGTTCCTCACAAAGCCAGTGAACAAGATGGAACTTCTAACACGTATCACTTCATTACTAAAATTGAAAAAGATGCATTATGACCTGCTTGAAGAAAGAGATAAACTCAATCTGCAGAACAAGATCAGATCTGTGCTTACGCAGATAATCCCTACCTTACTTCGCACACTTCCTGCAGAGCAGAAAAGTGTTGTCATACACCAGATGATCGACATGGTGGTGGAAGCCATTCTTGAGAATACAGACCCGGAAGAACGTGGGGACAGACATGAAGGAATAGGAGAGATCTGCTGCAATATCATCAACCAGCTGGGTGCTAATTTTGATGACGAGCCAGGAGAAAATGAAAACACAGTATTCCTTATCAAAGGACACGTGTGCCCATGGGGTAAAGAAGAAGCTCAACTCAACCCTATATTATGTACTCTTTCAAGAGGAATATTCTCAAGGATAATTGATATATACGGACAGGATCTTGAGGTCGATGTGCTCGAAACCATGGGAAATGGAGACGAACAGTGTTTATTCCAGTTAAATAAAATAGAATATTAG
- a CDS encoding 2-oxoacid:acceptor oxidoreductase subunit alpha, translating to MTIDLNIKVGGAAGQGLQTTGIALAKTLKKSGFHIFATQYYFSRVRGGHNTFKIRISDSPIAAMNENVDLLLALDSESIDRHLSELSDGVVVVDADVVKVNSSSESIFHVPMLEIAKEVCGDKIYSNSVSMGAVIGLLCLDMSNLEGILKASFKKKGEEIIQKNINAARAGYDYVKTNYPGGCKFSVNESGEKEKLMLISGNEAVGLGALAAGVQFLAAYPMTPSTGVMTYVAANADKFNVVVEQAEDEIAALNMVLGASYAGARSMTTTSGGGFALMTEALGLAGMTETPAVIFLCQRPGPATGLPTMTEQGDLQFVLTAAQGEFPRCILAPGTPEECFYLTAEAFNIADKYQIPVFVLSDQYLADSLFTCKRFDPSKITVERHLLSDSELRTKKEDYKRYKITPLGISPRALPGQEGVLVLSDSDEHDEFGHICEDAENRIKMNDKRMKKLELLRDEISVAKIYGDLDAAISLVGWGSTYGPLAEVVDILKAQGKSVNLVHFTHIHPLPVEATRKLFSKAKKTVCVENNSTGQFAHHLKLETDVKLTETILRYDGKPFSPEFIIAALKEKEVI from the coding sequence GTGACCATAGATCTCAATATCAAAGTAGGGGGTGCAGCCGGACAGGGCCTTCAGACCACCGGCATAGCTCTTGCCAAGACACTAAAGAAAAGTGGATTCCATATTTTTGCAACGCAGTACTATTTTTCCAGGGTACGTGGCGGACACAACACATTCAAAATACGCATTAGTGATTCTCCAATTGCTGCAATGAATGAGAATGTGGATCTACTTCTTGCGCTGGATTCCGAATCAATTGACAGGCACCTCTCCGAACTAAGTGATGGTGTTGTGGTAGTTGATGCCGATGTCGTAAAGGTTAACAGTTCATCGGAATCTATATTCCATGTTCCCATGCTGGAGATAGCAAAGGAAGTTTGCGGTGACAAGATATATTCCAATTCGGTTTCCATGGGCGCTGTGATCGGTCTTCTGTGTCTTGATATGTCTAATCTTGAGGGAATACTGAAAGCTTCTTTTAAGAAAAAAGGTGAAGAGATCATACAGAAAAATATCAATGCTGCAAGGGCAGGTTATGATTATGTGAAGACGAATTATCCCGGTGGATGCAAGTTCAGTGTTAATGAATCCGGAGAAAAGGAAAAGCTGATGCTCATAAGTGGTAATGAAGCAGTGGGTCTTGGTGCCCTTGCCGCAGGAGTACAGTTCCTTGCTGCTTACCCTATGACTCCTTCAACAGGCGTGATGACTTATGTAGCAGCAAATGCTGATAAGTTCAATGTTGTTGTAGAGCAGGCAGAAGATGAAATTGCTGCATTGAACATGGTACTTGGAGCTTCTTATGCAGGAGCTCGTTCCATGACCACCACTTCAGGAGGAGGATTTGCTCTTATGACCGAGGCTCTTGGACTTGCAGGCATGACCGAAACTCCGGCTGTTATTTTCCTGTGTCAGCGTCCGGGTCCCGCAACAGGTCTTCCAACTATGACAGAGCAGGGTGATCTCCAGTTCGTCCTGACCGCTGCCCAGGGTGAATTCCCAAGATGTATACTTGCACCCGGAACTCCTGAAGAGTGTTTCTATCTGACTGCAGAAGCCTTCAATATTGCTGACAAGTATCAGATTCCTGTTTTTGTGTTGAGTGACCAGTATCTTGCAGATTCGCTTTTCACCTGCAAAAGGTTCGATCCTTCTAAAATCACCGTAGAACGCCACCTTCTTTCAGATTCGGAATTGAGGACCAAAAAAGAAGACTACAAACGCTATAAAATAACACCTCTTGGAATCTCTCCGCGTGCTCTTCCGGGGCAGGAAGGTGTGCTTGTCCTGTCAGACAGTGACGAGCATGATGAGTTCGGACACATCTGCGAGGATGCTGAAAACCGCATAAAGATGAATGACAAGCGCATGAAGAAACTGGAACTCCTTCGTGATGAGATATCTGTTGCAAAGATATATGGTGATTTGGATGCTGCAATATCCCTCGTTGGCTGGGGTTCGACCTATGGTCCACTTGCCGAGGTGGTAGATATTCTAAAAGCTCAGGGCAAGTCTGTAAATCTTGTTCATTTCACACATATTCATCCCCTGCCAGTGGAAGCAACAAGGAAACTGTTCTCAAAGGCGAAAAAGACGGTATGTGTTGAAAATAATTCAACGGGCCAGTTCGCTCATCATCTCAAGCTGGAGACTGATGTGAAACTAACTGAAACTATTCTTCGATATGATGGTAAACCTTTCAGTCCTGAGTTCATAATTGCTGCCCTTAAGGAAAAGGAGGTGATCTGA
- a CDS encoding RAD55 family ATPase has protein sequence MERMPTGIANLDKKISGGYPKGKGILITGVPGAGKTIFGLHFLHKSCMDGKKCIMIATEETPEDILEQAAILGLGLESFIEKGQLVIKQVIEFRTRSIAREAHLIDDFSDTEIEIIEETHLDRHIRPDREDFNIEEIDLIDLVRLIPEGTDVAVIDNIGVLAFGFKPKEFRDKFDTVNRMLAKQKTTTLYIMDEAAYEMTHKIADYSTYGAVKLMVKENPYTGNNERFLSIPKMRSTKISLDITIFDITSAGISLKGSKAKLVEL, from the coding sequence ATGGAAAGAATGCCTACGGGAATAGCAAACCTTGACAAAAAAATAAGTGGCGGTTATCCGAAAGGTAAAGGAATTCTTATCACAGGGGTTCCTGGTGCCGGGAAAACCATATTTGGACTACATTTTCTGCATAAATCATGCATGGACGGTAAAAAGTGTATAATGATTGCAACCGAAGAGACTCCAGAAGACATACTGGAGCAGGCTGCAATACTTGGTCTTGGTTTAGAATCTTTTATTGAGAAAGGGCAGCTTGTTATTAAGCAGGTCATTGAGTTCCGAACCAGATCTATTGCCAGGGAAGCTCACCTTATTGATGATTTCAGCGATACAGAGATCGAGATAATTGAAGAAACGCATCTTGACAGGCATATCAGGCCTGACCGGGAAGACTTCAACATTGAAGAGATCGACCTTATAGACCTTGTGAGGTTGATACCTGAAGGCACAGATGTGGCCGTCATTGACAACATAGGTGTCCTTGCATTTGGCTTTAAACCAAAGGAATTCAGAGATAAGTTTGATACCGTCAACCGGATGCTTGCAAAGCAGAAGACAACAACTCTCTACATCATGGATGAAGCCGCATATGAGATGACACATAAGATAGCAGATTATTCTACTTACGGTGCTGTCAAACTTATGGTCAAAGAGAATCCATATACAGGTAATAACGAACGTTTCCTGAGCATTCCAAAGATGCGGAGCACAAAAATATCCCTGGATATTACGATATTTGATATAACTTCTGCCGGAATAAGTCTGAAAGGCTCAAAGGCTAAACTTGTTGAGCTCTGA
- a CDS encoding 5-(carboxyamino)imidazole ribonucleotide mutase gives MVDIAIIMGSESDRSVANRVTGVLDGTDYSYDVQVISAHRNPDKLDEYISQCDSKVYIAIAGLSAALPGVIASKTKKPVIGVPVSSKMMGLDALLSTAQMPPGVPVASVGVDNGANAAHLAIRILDLI, from the coding sequence ATGGTTGATATTGCAATAATAATGGGTTCTGAATCCGATCGTTCTGTGGCAAACAGAGTGACAGGAGTGCTTGACGGTACAGATTATTCATACGATGTTCAGGTAATTTCCGCTCACCGCAACCCGGACAAACTGGATGAGTACATTTCTCAATGCGATTCAAAAGTATACATAGCCATAGCAGGATTATCAGCAGCACTTCCAGGTGTCATTGCTTCAAAGACAAAGAAACCGGTTATTGGTGTTCCTGTGAGTTCAAAAATGATGGGTCTTGATGCCTTGCTTTCAACAGCGCAGATGCCGCCTGGCGTACCTGTGGCAAGTGTTGGTGTCGATAACGGTGCAAACGCCGCCCATCTGGCAATAAGAATATTGGATCTGATCTAA
- a CDS encoding shikimate kinase has protein sequence MVAKGSAYALGAGTVINAIATWKGAAFGIDLKTFADVELTDEAGSVSGTIHGMPDADTQLIERSVSYVLEHFGIEMGGTVTTRSEVPLASGLKSSSAAANASILATLDAIGEELDPFETVKMGVRAALDSKVTITGALDDACASFYGGFVVTDNKAMELLKRTEHEYEVLIFAPDRKSFSSGTNVDRSRMIAPWVDMAFDLSMEGNFEKAMTLNGFLYCGALGFDTEFLMRALEIGVEGVTLSGTGPSFVALVNDEQAGMLEDAWKDYNVSGNVIRTKVNNSGAHKGACHETA, from the coding sequence ATGGTAGCAAAAGGAAGTGCTTATGCACTCGGTGCAGGTACGGTAATCAACGCAATAGCCACATGGAAAGGTGCGGCTTTTGGTATCGATCTGAAAACATTTGCCGATGTGGAACTTACGGATGAGGCCGGTTCTGTTAGTGGTACTATTCATGGAATGCCTGATGCAGACACACAGCTTATTGAAAGATCGGTATCCTATGTGCTTGAACATTTTGGAATTGAGATGGGTGGAACCGTTACAACGAGGTCAGAAGTTCCTCTTGCAAGCGGCCTGAAGAGTAGCAGTGCAGCAGCAAATGCTTCTATCCTTGCAACACTTGATGCTATTGGTGAAGAACTTGATCCTTTTGAAACTGTTAAAATGGGTGTAAGGGCTGCTCTTGACTCAAAAGTGACAATTACCGGTGCTCTTGACGATGCATGTGCTTCTTTTTACGGTGGTTTTGTAGTAACCGACAACAAGGCTATGGAGCTTTTGAAAAGGACAGAGCACGAGTATGAGGTACTGATATTTGCACCTGACAGGAAATCATTCAGTTCAGGTACCAATGTAGACCGTTCAAGGATGATAGCTCCCTGGGTAGATATGGCATTTGACCTTTCAATGGAAGGCAATTTTGAAAAGGCTATGACTCTTAATGGTTTTCTTTACTGCGGTGCCCTTGGTTTTGACACGGAATTCCTGATGCGTGCCCTTGAAATAGGCGTTGAAGGAGTAACACTTTCAGGAACCGGTCCTTCATTTGTTGCACTTGTAAACGATGAACAGGCAGGTATGCTTGAAGATGCCTGGAAAGATTACAATGTCAGCGGAAACGTGATAAGGACAAAAGTAAATAATAGTGGTGCTCATAAAGGAGCATGCCATGAAACAGCATAG